Proteins from a single region of Dyadobacter fanqingshengii:
- a CDS encoding polyprenyl synthetase family protein: protein MTLSIKEIQVPVADEMKAFEHKFRQFMKSDVMLLDQIMNYIVRRKGKQLRPMFVFLSAGVCGQISESTYRGGALIELLHTATLVHDDVVDDSNYRRGFFSVNALWKNKIAVLVGDYLLSRGLLLSVDHGEFDILKIVSTAVRELSEGELLQIEKARRLDINEEVYYQIIKQKTASLIASCCAVGASSVGATTDIVKRMHAFGEKVGMAFQIKDDLFDYGEDEIGKPLGIDIKEKKMTLPLIYALNKATWLEKRKIINIIRNESHKPKKVSEVIAFVKDSGGLGYAQQVMQRYVEEARALLHEFADSPHRHSLEQLVQYTIERSK, encoded by the coding sequence ATGACCCTTTCAATAAAGGAAATTCAGGTTCCGGTTGCAGATGAAATGAAGGCTTTTGAGCACAAGTTTCGTCAGTTTATGAAGAGTGATGTAATGCTGCTGGACCAGATCATGAATTACATCGTCCGCCGCAAAGGCAAGCAGCTCCGACCCATGTTTGTGTTTCTTTCAGCCGGTGTCTGCGGCCAGATCTCCGAATCGACTTACCGGGGCGGTGCATTGATCGAACTGCTCCATACGGCCACGCTCGTTCACGATGATGTTGTGGACGATTCCAATTACCGCCGCGGGTTTTTCTCTGTCAATGCATTGTGGAAGAATAAAATAGCCGTGCTTGTGGGCGATTATCTGCTTTCGCGCGGATTGCTTTTATCCGTCGATCATGGAGAATTTGATATCCTCAAAATCGTTTCCACAGCGGTGAGGGAACTCAGTGAAGGCGAGTTGCTGCAAATTGAAAAGGCACGCAGGCTGGACATTAACGAGGAAGTTTACTATCAGATCATTAAACAAAAAACAGCCTCGCTCATCGCGTCCTGCTGCGCGGTAGGCGCCAGTTCTGTGGGTGCAACGACGGACATTGTGAAGCGTATGCATGCTTTTGGAGAAAAAGTGGGAATGGCGTTTCAAATCAAAGACGATCTTTTTGATTACGGCGAGGATGAGATCGGGAAACCGCTGGGCATCGACATTAAGGAGAAGAAAATGACGCTCCCGCTCATTTACGCGCTGAATAAGGCAACCTGGCTGGAGAAGAGAAAGATCATTAACATTATCCGCAACGAAAGCCACAAACCCAAGAAAGTAAGCGAAGTAATCGCGTTCGTTAAAGACTCCGGCGGCCTTGGTTATGCGCAGCAGGTTATGCAACGCTATGTGGAGGAAGCCCGGGCACTATTGCACGAATTTGCAGACTCCCCACACCGGCATTCACTCGAACAGCTCGTTCAATATACAATTGAAAGAAGTAAGTAG
- a CDS encoding SAM-dependent methyltransferase, protein MNQPHTKLYLIPTVLADGTQQQVLSPQILSTIQNLNVFFVENVRTSRRFISSLKLGKVIDELTFIELHKDTPEHVTVEHMRRLTEDAGVLSEAGCPGVADPGAVAVGIAHRLNIQVVPLVGPSSILLALMSSGLSGQSFAFHGYLPIDKSERKKALQQLERDARQSGQTQIFMETPFRNDSFLDAILETCATDTMLCIAANVTAEDEFIKTMSVKNWKANKPDLHKKPAIFLIG, encoded by the coding sequence ATGAATCAGCCCCATACAAAGCTTTACCTTATTCCTACGGTTCTTGCAGATGGTACTCAGCAGCAAGTGCTAAGCCCCCAGATCCTTAGCACGATCCAAAATTTGAATGTCTTTTTTGTGGAGAATGTCCGGACTTCCAGGCGCTTCATCAGCAGTTTGAAACTAGGTAAGGTGATCGATGAGCTTACCTTCATTGAATTGCATAAGGATACGCCTGAGCACGTCACAGTGGAGCATATGCGGAGGCTTACCGAGGATGCCGGTGTGCTCTCGGAAGCAGGATGTCCCGGCGTTGCGGATCCTGGTGCCGTGGCCGTTGGGATTGCGCACAGACTGAATATCCAGGTCGTGCCGCTGGTGGGGCCGTCGTCCATTTTGCTGGCCTTAATGTCGTCCGGGTTAAGCGGGCAGTCCTTTGCTTTCCACGGCTATTTGCCCATTGATAAGTCCGAAAGAAAAAAAGCCTTACAACAGCTGGAACGGGACGCCCGGCAAAGCGGTCAGACGCAGATTTTCATGGAAACTCCCTTTCGCAATGATTCGTTTTTAGATGCGATCCTTGAAACTTGTGCAACGGATACAATGCTGTGTATTGCTGCTAATGTGACTGCTGAGGATGAGTTCATTAAAACAATGTCTGTGAAAAACTGGAAGGCAAACAAACCCGATCTGCACAAGAAGCCTGCAATTTTTCTGATTGGGTAA
- a CDS encoding MBL fold metallo-hydrolase, which yields MITVQTFTFNPFQENTYVLYDETGEAVIIDPGCVEKDEYQELYDFIEAKGLKPVEIINTHAHIDHVLGVAALKRKYNIPFALHQIDEPYLKAVKTYSSNYGFYQFDEPEIDRYLKEGEIVKFGNSELEIIFVPGHAPGHVAFVSHADHFVIGGDVLFYMSIGRSDLPGGNHETLLKSIRTQMFTLPDDYKVYAGHMQATTIGFEKKNNPFFR from the coding sequence ATGATCACAGTCCAGACATTTACATTTAACCCGTTTCAGGAAAATACTTATGTGCTTTATGACGAAACGGGTGAAGCGGTCATTATTGATCCGGGCTGTGTAGAGAAAGATGAGTACCAGGAATTGTATGATTTTATTGAAGCCAAAGGCCTGAAACCCGTCGAAATTATCAACACGCATGCACACATTGACCACGTTCTGGGCGTTGCGGCGTTAAAGCGGAAGTATAACATTCCGTTCGCGCTGCACCAAATCGATGAGCCTTATTTAAAAGCAGTAAAAACCTATTCGTCTAATTACGGTTTTTACCAGTTTGATGAGCCCGAAATTGATCGTTACCTGAAAGAAGGAGAAATCGTAAAGTTTGGAAACTCAGAGCTGGAAATCATTTTTGTCCCCGGTCACGCGCCGGGTCACGTCGCGTTTGTGAGCCATGCCGATCATTTCGTGATCGGCGGTGATGTGCTGTTTTATATGAGCATAGGCCGCTCCGATCTGCCGGGGGGAAATCATGAAACATTATTAAAAAGCATTCGTACCCAAATGTTTACATTGCCGGACGATTACAAAGTTTACGCCGGACATATGCAAGCCACTACGATCGGTTTCGAAAAGAAAAACAATCCTTTTTTCAGATAA
- a CDS encoding CoA-binding protein, with amino-acid sequence MKRTLILGATPNPSRYAYLAAQKLRTYGHPILLLGRRKGTALGEEIHLDKQDWKDVDTVTLYINPSHQPEYYDYIISLNPKRVIFNPGTENPEFKSILVDKNIIPIEGCTLVMLSIGQY; translated from the coding sequence ATGAAGCGCACGCTAATCCTGGGGGCAACCCCAAATCCTTCCAGATACGCTTATCTGGCTGCACAAAAACTCAGAACCTACGGACATCCGATATTGCTCCTTGGCCGGAGAAAGGGAACTGCATTAGGGGAAGAAATTCATTTGGACAAACAAGACTGGAAGGATGTGGATACAGTAACATTATACATTAATCCAAGCCATCAGCCCGAGTACTATGATTATATTATTTCTTTAAACCCTAAACGCGTCATCTTTAACCCTGGTACAGAAAATCCTGAATTTAAAAGCATCTTAGTTGATAAAAATATCATACCAATAGAGGGATGTACACTTGTAATGCTTTCAATAGGACAGTATTAG
- a CDS encoding patatin-like phospholipase family protein: MKALVLGGGSMKGAFQVGVIQAVLENGFEPEMIYGISVGALNATFLVNEAGKQLHEKKQIQWPVAGRKLLEFWIKNITQPQDISMLRSRVMLGMNTLMSRFDGIVDPLPLHSLIRKHVNDAFIHNNPVKLKVGAVNIGSGEIKYASPDHAHFLSYVYASSSIPMLMPAVEIEQQLYLDGGLREVAPIRQAIEDGATEIVLIACHSPLLYQPEDMNSRNLITLIERVRDITVNQIVNSNISWAESFVDRSNLRGKPLKLTVVRPVAPLFLDLQHFNSDDISRLIIEGYRAGVESIMAKAEKEQK; encoded by the coding sequence ATGAAAGCACTGGTGTTGGGAGGAGGATCAATGAAAGGGGCATTTCAGGTCGGTGTGATACAGGCTGTGCTGGAAAATGGTTTTGAACCTGAAATGATCTATGGCATTTCTGTTGGTGCATTAAACGCGACATTTCTGGTGAATGAAGCGGGCAAACAGCTGCACGAAAAGAAGCAAATCCAATGGCCTGTTGCCGGAAGAAAACTGCTGGAATTCTGGATCAAGAACATTACGCAGCCGCAGGACATTTCCATGCTCCGCTCCCGGGTCATGCTGGGTATGAACACATTAATGAGCCGTTTCGACGGGATTGTTGACCCTTTGCCCCTGCATTCACTCATACGCAAGCACGTGAACGACGCGTTTATTCATAATAATCCGGTTAAGCTTAAAGTAGGCGCGGTGAACATTGGCAGCGGGGAAATTAAATATGCTTCACCGGATCATGCGCATTTTTTGAGTTACGTGTATGCAAGTTCCTCCATTCCTATGCTGATGCCTGCGGTTGAAATCGAGCAGCAGCTTTACCTGGATGGCGGTTTACGCGAGGTGGCGCCAATCCGGCAAGCCATTGAAGACGGCGCAACGGAGATTGTGCTTATAGCGTGCCATTCGCCACTGCTATATCAACCGGAAGACATGAATTCACGCAACCTGATCACATTAATTGAGCGTGTAAGAGACATTACCGTCAATCAGATCGTGAACAGCAATATTTCCTGGGCTGAATCTTTCGTGGACCGTTCCAATTTGAGGGGTAAGCCACTGAAACTAACGGTTGTGCGTCCGGTTGCACCGCTTTTTCTGGATCTACAACATTTCAATTCGGATGATATTTCCCGCCTGATCATAGAAGGTTATCGCGCAGGAGTTGAGTCGATCATGGCGAAGGCCGAAAAAGAACAGAAGTAA
- a CDS encoding HesB/IscA family protein, producing the protein MESPVQLTEKAKSEIKTTLAANKIPDTYGLRVGLKGGACSGSFMLGFDIATEHDQTYMVDDIKIFVDRRHLMYVIGLSVDYEEGANGTGYTVSAEEKK; encoded by the coding sequence ATGGAAAGTCCCGTTCAGCTCACGGAAAAGGCCAAATCAGAAATTAAGACAACATTAGCCGCCAACAAAATTCCGGATACTTACGGATTAAGGGTGGGACTCAAAGGCGGTGCATGCAGCGGTTCGTTCATGCTCGGTTTCGACATTGCAACAGAGCATGACCAGACTTATATGGTGGACGATATCAAGATTTTTGTGGACAGGCGACACCTCATGTACGTAATCGGTTTATCGGTCGACTACGAAGAGGGCGCGAACGGCACAGGTTATACGGTTTCCGCTGAGGAAAAAAAGTGA
- a CDS encoding alpha/beta fold hydrolase, producing the protein MQLNYKQIGDSGRPLIILHGVFGFLDNWLTIGKNISERGFKVFLVDQRHHGRSPQEGPLDFPTLAADLKGFLDEHQITDPILIGHSMGGKTVMEYAVTYPESIKELVVVDIGPKAYPIHHKRILEGLNAIPINEIESRNEADEALSEYEPILAVRQFLLKNLYRKEEGGFGWRFNLPVLTSDMSKVGAEIVSKQKIEAPTLFIKGGNSKYIVDEDWEGILKIFPNARLETIADAGHWVQAEQPKAFVAALLKFLDETT; encoded by the coding sequence ATGCAACTCAATTATAAACAAATTGGAGATAGCGGAAGGCCGCTGATCATTCTTCACGGCGTTTTTGGCTTCCTCGACAACTGGCTTACTATCGGCAAAAACATTTCCGAACGTGGCTTCAAAGTTTTCCTTGTAGACCAGCGTCACCACGGACGTTCTCCGCAGGAAGGCCCGCTTGATTTCCCGACATTGGCAGCCGATCTAAAAGGTTTTTTGGACGAACATCAAATTACGGATCCTATCCTCATCGGACATTCGATGGGCGGAAAGACGGTGATGGAATATGCAGTGACTTATCCCGAAAGCATTAAGGAGCTCGTGGTTGTGGATATCGGCCCAAAAGCCTATCCGATTCATCATAAAAGGATTCTGGAAGGACTGAATGCGATTCCTATCAATGAAATAGAAAGCAGAAATGAGGCGGATGAAGCCCTCAGCGAATACGAACCCATTTTAGCAGTGCGCCAATTTCTGCTGAAAAACCTGTATCGAAAAGAAGAAGGCGGCTTCGGCTGGCGTTTCAACCTGCCCGTCCTGACCTCGGACATGAGCAAAGTAGGCGCGGAAATTGTGTCAAAACAAAAAATTGAAGCTCCCACCCTGTTTATCAAAGGCGGGAACTCCAAATACATTGTTGATGAAGACTGGGAAGGGATACTAAAAATATTCCCGAATGCGCGACTCGAAACCATTGCGGATGCCGGGCACTGGGTGCAGGCGGAGCAACCGAAAGCCTTTGTTGCGGCGCTTTTAAAATTCCTGGATGAGACTACCTGA
- a CDS encoding NUMOD4 domain-containing protein translates to MNESNVSRSFWNEKWAKIIFSEIENAPHYEVSNYGRLKSFQNNPKEGAVIKGSVIQGYRSLNIRVAGGKTINRYVHKLVAEHFVDKPSDDHVFVIHSDFEKQNNYFENLKWVTKAEMIDHNRENPAFINRVIPRRTKNYKLTESKVRIIKKLLKNDNNRLKMIAKQFGITHTQLNRIRSGENWKHVTIED, encoded by the coding sequence ATGAATGAGTCAAATGTGAGTCGGAGTTTCTGGAACGAAAAGTGGGCTAAAATTATATTCAGCGAAATTGAGAATGCTCCTCATTACGAAGTTTCTAATTATGGCAGGTTGAAGAGCTTTCAGAATAATCCAAAGGAAGGTGCAGTGATAAAAGGTTCGGTGATACAAGGTTACAGGTCATTAAACATTCGCGTAGCTGGCGGCAAAACCATAAACAGATATGTGCATAAACTCGTGGCTGAGCATTTTGTTGATAAACCAAGCGACGATCACGTGTTTGTGATCCATTCGGATTTTGAAAAACAGAATAATTATTTTGAAAATCTGAAATGGGTAACGAAGGCTGAAATGATTGATCATAACCGTGAAAACCCGGCGTTCATCAACCGTGTGATCCCGAGAAGGACCAAAAATTACAAGCTGACGGAGAGCAAGGTAAGGATCATCAAGAAGTTATTGAAAAACGATAACAACCGCTTGAAAATGATCGCAAAGCAATTTGGAATTACACATACACAGCTTAACAGGATACGTTCAGGAGAAAATTGGAAACATGTAACCATTGAAGATTAA
- a CDS encoding 3-oxoacyl-ACP synthase III family protein codes for MAFSRITGLGYYVPDNVITNNDLTKWMETSDEWIQERTGIRERRYFEHGKDTNYSMAAAASRQALERAGLEPNDIDVIIYATITPDYFFPGSAFLMQRELGMDGKPVIDIRQQCSGFVYALSIADQFIKSGMYKTALVIGSEIQSSWIDKSTAGRNTAVIFGDGAGAAVLTATEDPQHCILSTHLHADGRFAEDLFVKEPGSSRPGRAATKEMLDEGGFNVHMNGNAVFKHAIVRFGEVINEALEANGFQQSDLDLLVPHQANIRISDYVRQQLGLDEAQVVNNIQRFGNTTAASIPIAMAEAWEQGRLQDGNLVCLAAFGSGFTWASALIRW; via the coding sequence ATGGCTTTCTCTAGAATTACTGGTCTTGGATATTATGTTCCTGATAACGTTATCACGAATAATGACCTGACCAAATGGATGGAGACATCGGATGAATGGATTCAGGAAAGGACCGGAATTCGGGAACGCCGCTATTTCGAGCACGGGAAAGATACCAATTACAGCATGGCTGCCGCAGCATCCCGGCAAGCTTTGGAACGCGCAGGTTTGGAGCCTAATGATATCGATGTTATTATATATGCCACCATTACTCCCGATTATTTCTTTCCCGGATCCGCGTTTTTAATGCAGCGTGAGCTGGGCATGGATGGAAAGCCCGTAATCGACATTCGCCAGCAATGTTCAGGGTTTGTATATGCGCTTTCCATTGCAGACCAATTCATTAAGTCCGGCATGTACAAGACAGCGCTGGTTATCGGCAGCGAGATCCAGTCGTCCTGGATCGACAAGTCCACTGCGGGCAGAAATACGGCTGTAATCTTTGGAGACGGTGCAGGAGCAGCGGTTCTTACCGCCACTGAAGATCCCCAACATTGTATATTATCTACACACCTTCACGCAGACGGACGTTTTGCAGAGGATCTTTTTGTAAAAGAACCAGGTAGCAGCAGGCCCGGCCGGGCAGCAACAAAAGAGATGCTGGATGAAGGCGGTTTCAACGTGCATATGAATGGAAATGCCGTCTTCAAACACGCTATAGTCCGTTTCGGGGAGGTTATTAATGAAGCTCTGGAAGCCAACGGTTTCCAGCAAAGCGACCTGGATTTACTGGTTCCACATCAGGCAAATATCCGCATCAGTGACTATGTCCGCCAGCAATTAGGACTCGATGAGGCACAAGTCGTTAACAACATTCAACGTTTTGGCAATACTACTGCGGCTTCGATCCCGATTGCCATGGCCGAAGCCTGGGAACAAGGCAGATTGCAGGACGGCAACCTGGTTTGTCTGGCAGCATTCGGAAGCGGGTTTACCTGGGCTTCTGCGCTGATCAGGTGGTAA
- the pssA gene encoding CDP-diacylglycerol--serine O-phosphatidyltransferase, whose amino-acid sequence MIRRNLPNALTCGNLLCGCIGVVEAFHNNLVISCILIGVALVFDFFDGFLARLLKVSSAIGKDLDSLADMVTFGLLPSIIVYQLLMQSIPDLFGIWKAYPAFIIAIFSAIRLAKFNNDPRQSDSFIGVPTPANAMLVASLPIIILTEDPFWKEIIVNTTNLLILSVVMSFMLVMEMPLIALKFKHFGWKGNEFRFLLIALTVVLILTLKILAVPAIIILYVILSVVDNVTKKNRSIGNI is encoded by the coding sequence ATGATCCGCCGCAACCTTCCCAACGCCCTTACCTGTGGAAATCTTCTGTGCGGATGCATAGGAGTTGTAGAAGCGTTTCATAACAATCTCGTCATTTCCTGTATTCTGATTGGCGTAGCACTTGTTTTTGACTTTTTTGACGGCTTCCTGGCCAGATTACTGAAAGTGAGTTCAGCCATCGGAAAGGATCTTGATTCACTGGCTGACATGGTAACATTCGGCTTGCTGCCTTCCATTATCGTTTACCAGCTGCTCATGCAAAGCATTCCAGACCTGTTCGGCATCTGGAAGGCATACCCTGCCTTTATAATCGCCATTTTCTCTGCGATCAGGCTGGCGAAATTCAATAATGATCCGCGTCAATCCGATTCGTTTATTGGCGTGCCCACACCCGCCAACGCAATGCTGGTCGCGTCCTTGCCTATTATCATTCTGACCGAGGATCCATTTTGGAAAGAAATTATTGTCAACACGACCAATCTGCTGATACTTTCGGTGGTAATGTCTTTCATGCTTGTGATGGAAATGCCGCTCATTGCATTGAAATTCAAACATTTCGGATGGAAAGGGAACGAATTCCGATTTCTGTTGATCGCACTTACAGTCGTTTTGATCCTGACGCTCAAAATCCTCGCCGTTCCTGCCATTATCATTCTTTATGTCATTCTTTCCGTTGTGGATAACGTTACTAAAAAGAATAGATCGATTGGTAACATTTAG
- a CDS encoding TonB-dependent receptor has protein sequence MNGKSLLFRAASLALVVFLLSLFSPDVRAQVTSSAITGRVADSKGDVLPGATVVAIHVPSGSKYGSVTNDQGLYTIPAVRVGGPYTVTVSFVGFSDKSQDNIFANLGTAANVNFDLQDGSTELSEVIVTGAGSDIFSSDRTGAATTFNKGLLTSLPTLGRTLNDITKYNAYGNGRSFGGQDSRYNNFTIDGSVFNNGFGLGNEAAAGGRTGSSAISLDAIEEVQINIAPYDIRQSGFAGAGINAVTRSGTNEFSGSVFHFFKNKSLAGEKANGSKINITEFNEKTTGFRLGGPIIKNKLFFFVNGEFVKRSSPALDFVLNRGQTGDNGNVSRTTAADMEDLGNFMREKFDYNIGAIDGFNNENTSKKFLARIDYNISDAHKLTLRYSHHDSDSDVLISQSNSSNTAGFGNRTNSLSAISPENTGYIIQDNTRSFVAELNSNFGGKFANNLIGTFNKQIEDRKYKAPIFPTVEIQKDGSTYTTIGSDPFTPNNRLDYSTLNITDNLTYFAGKHTLTAGASYEYFKSNNLFFPTSNGVYVFKSIQDFKNAANAYLANPNLTVAPDTLVRFNYRYSLLPGQAPPWQEFKTQTISLYVQDEYQVAPNFKVTAGLRGDYITIPNTSKQYYNADVAALTFKDNENKDYKVNTGNVPKARVYLSPRLGFNWDVNGNRTTQVRGGTGLFLSRIPYVLISNQLGNNGVNSATLGFSNTVDYPFTLDPSRYNPKDTKKLTGYQVNASDENLKFPQVWKSNIGIDQQLGWGVIATVEGIFNKNYNALRYIDVNLKPASAEFAGSDNRDRFPASGLAGQAATAARLINGDVSNVYVLTNTNKGYSYSITGKLEKATTRGFGGMVGYTYGQAKDVASVSSTVEGNVPGINGLNNLDLAWSGNDLRHRFVGYVSYRKEYGGKIGGATMITLGGVSNSGSKLSYISSTDMNGDGQNNDLLYVPNSASEVNFVTSTTTVNGKTYTFSPEEQAAAFQSYIDSHPYLSKKKGQYTERNGGAYPWLTRFDLTVEQDFYVKVGAKDKKNIIRLRADVFNIGNMINNKWGVGNQVTVSSNSTQSNPLNFASVSADGVPSYRMGTQVIAGETVLVRDAFVKGRTINDVWQAQIGIRYIFN, from the coding sequence ATGAACGGGAAAAGTTTACTTTTCAGGGCAGCGAGCCTAGCGCTGGTTGTCTTCCTATTATCCCTGTTTAGTCCCGATGTCCGGGCGCAGGTAACTTCATCAGCAATTACGGGTCGTGTAGCGGACAGCAAAGGAGATGTGCTGCCGGGAGCGACCGTAGTAGCCATTCACGTTCCATCCGGAAGCAAGTATGGTTCTGTTACAAATGATCAGGGACTTTACACGATCCCTGCAGTTCGCGTTGGCGGCCCTTATACGGTGACCGTTTCATTCGTTGGTTTCAGCGATAAATCGCAAGACAACATCTTTGCAAACCTGGGAACAGCCGCGAATGTAAACTTTGATTTACAGGACGGTTCTACGGAGTTAAGTGAAGTTATTGTAACGGGAGCCGGAAGCGATATTTTTAGTTCGGACCGCACGGGAGCTGCTACAACCTTCAATAAAGGCTTGCTAACCAGCCTGCCAACATTGGGAAGAACACTGAACGACATTACCAAATACAATGCATACGGCAACGGACGCTCTTTTGGAGGCCAGGACAGCCGTTACAATAACTTCACCATTGACGGTTCTGTTTTTAACAATGGTTTCGGGTTGGGTAACGAAGCTGCGGCAGGTGGCCGGACAGGTTCTTCCGCGATCTCGCTGGATGCGATTGAAGAGGTTCAGATCAACATTGCTCCTTATGACATTCGCCAGTCAGGGTTTGCAGGCGCGGGCATTAACGCGGTAACCCGCTCCGGTACAAACGAATTCTCAGGTTCTGTATTCCATTTTTTCAAGAACAAAAGCCTGGCAGGTGAAAAAGCGAACGGTAGTAAAATTAATATTACCGAGTTCAACGAAAAGACAACAGGGTTCCGTTTGGGCGGGCCGATCATTAAAAACAAGCTTTTCTTCTTTGTTAACGGAGAGTTCGTGAAACGTTCGAGCCCGGCACTGGATTTTGTACTGAACCGTGGCCAGACGGGCGACAATGGCAATGTGTCCCGCACAACTGCCGCCGATATGGAAGATCTGGGCAATTTTATGAGAGAGAAATTTGACTACAACATTGGCGCAATTGACGGGTTCAATAACGAAAACACGAGTAAAAAATTTCTTGCACGTATTGACTACAACATCAGCGACGCACATAAACTGACATTGCGTTACTCGCACCACGATTCGGATTCTGATGTGTTGATCAGCCAGAGCAACAGCAGCAACACAGCAGGCTTTGGTAACCGCACCAACTCATTATCGGCGATCTCTCCTGAAAATACAGGATACATTATCCAGGATAACACACGCTCGTTTGTAGCGGAACTAAACTCCAACTTCGGCGGCAAATTCGCAAACAACCTGATCGGAACATTCAACAAGCAGATCGAAGACAGGAAATACAAAGCGCCTATTTTCCCGACGGTGGAAATTCAGAAAGACGGATCAACTTACACGACCATTGGTTCCGATCCATTTACGCCTAACAACCGTCTGGATTACTCGACACTGAATATCACCGATAACCTTACGTATTTCGCTGGAAAGCACACATTAACAGCCGGTGCATCTTACGAGTATTTCAAATCGAACAACCTGTTCTTTCCGACTTCAAACGGGGTTTACGTGTTCAAATCGATCCAGGATTTCAAAAATGCAGCCAATGCGTATCTCGCTAATCCTAATTTGACAGTGGCTCCGGACACATTGGTTCGTTTCAACTATCGTTACTCATTGCTTCCGGGCCAGGCACCACCTTGGCAGGAGTTTAAGACACAGACAATCAGTCTTTATGTGCAGGACGAATATCAGGTTGCGCCAAACTTCAAGGTTACGGCCGGTCTTCGCGGAGATTATATCACCATTCCGAACACATCGAAACAATATTACAATGCGGACGTAGCAGCATTAACATTCAAAGACAACGAAAATAAGGATTATAAAGTAAACACAGGAAATGTTCCAAAAGCACGTGTTTACCTTTCACCTCGTTTGGGTTTCAACTGGGATGTTAACGGAAACAGAACTACACAGGTTCGCGGAGGAACAGGTTTGTTCCTGTCAAGAATTCCTTATGTATTGATTTCAAATCAGTTGGGTAACAATGGTGTGAACTCTGCTACACTTGGATTTAGCAACACAGTGGACTATCCATTTACATTGGACCCTTCAAGATACAATCCGAAAGACACTAAAAAGCTGACTGGCTATCAGGTGAATGCTTCTGATGAGAATCTTAAATTCCCACAGGTTTGGAAAAGCAACATTGGTATCGATCAGCAACTGGGCTGGGGTGTAATTGCAACCGTAGAAGGTATTTTTAATAAAAACTACAACGCACTCCGTTACATCGATGTGAACCTGAAACCTGCATCCGCAGAATTCGCTGGCAGCGACAACCGTGACCGTTTCCCTGCATCCGGGCTCGCCGGACAAGCTGCAACAGCGGCGCGTTTGATTAACGGAGACGTTTCCAATGTTTATGTTTTAACCAACACAAATAAAGGATATTCGTACTCTATCACCGGTAAACTGGAAAAAGCGACAACACGCGGCTTTGGCGGAATGGTGGGTTATACTTATGGACAGGCAAAAGATGTTGCATCTGTTTCCAGTACAGTTGAAGGTAACGTTCCAGGGATCAATGGTCTGAATAATCTGGATCTTGCGTGGTCTGGTAACGATCTGCGTCACCGTTTTGTAGGTTATGTTTCTTACAGAAAAGAATATGGCGGCAAAATTGGCGGTGCAACGATGATCACATTGGGAGGCGTTTCCAACAGCGGATCGAAGCTTTCTTACATCAGCTCGACGGACATGAATGGTGACGGTCAGAATAATGATTTGCTGTATGTGCCGAATAGCGCGTCCGAAGTCAATTTTGTCACTTCAACTACGACCGTGAATGGCAAAACTTATACATTCTCACCAGAGGAGCAGGCAGCGGCTTTCCAGAGCTACATTGACAGCCATCCTTATTTGTCGAAGAAAAAAGGGCAATACACAGAGCGTAATGGCGGAGCTTATCCCTGGTTGACGCGTTTTGACCTAACAGTTGAGCAGGATTTTTATGTAAAAGTGGGAGCGAAGGACAAGAAGAACATTATCCGTCTTCGTGCCGACGTTTTCAATATCGGAAACATGATCAACAACAAATGGGGCGTAGGAAATCAGGTTACTGTTTCTTCAAACTCAACACAGTCTAACCCGCTCAACTTTGCAAGTGTTTCCGCTGATGGCGTTCCGTCATACAGAATGGGAACGCAAGTAATTGCTGGTGAGACAGTTTTGGTTCGCGATGCTTTTGTGAAAGGTCGTACGATCAATGATGTTTGGCAGGCACAAATTGGTATCCGCTACATTTTTAACTAA